From the genome of Hymenobacter sp. PAMC 26628, one region includes:
- a CDS encoding acyl-CoA synthetase has translation MQDYFQHFQRLARAGAYAGLAQWPVPKPEFFNWTAEIFEGLHVAAHPGKAALVLVGDEAGAPAQSFSYGELSGRANRLLNHWRAGGVGPGQAVLLMVPAVAELWLTYLAGIKGGLVLVPVATLLTVPDLVYRFGHLLPAVVVADAENAEKIDRAEQLLGQRIGLKMLVGPAVRPGWVGFGATDDQPAEAAAAATRTDDPLFMFFTSGTTGLPKVVVHTHFSYPVGHLSTAAWIGLRPDDVHCNVAQAGWAKFAWSSFFAPLSVGATLLVHRPAGKFAAGALLRVLAQQGATTFCAPPTVLRLLILEDLTQYAFGFRECVSAGEPLNPEVIDAWQRGTGVLLRDGYGQTESTAMVYNLPGSTVRLGSMGLPSFLYDVVVANDEGVELPALAEGHIAVRMHPERPNGIFKEYFGEPERAATVFRHGLYYTGDKAYRDADGYVWFVGRDDDVIKSSDYRVGPFEVESALVEHPAVVEAAAVGSPHAIKGYEIKAFLLLRPGVEGSPALAAELFAFCREHLAPYKMPRILEFVPELPKTTSGKIRRVELRAQEAQHRRLGAARLHEHFYGKLAPESSPS, from the coding sequence ATGCAAGATTACTTTCAGCATTTCCAGCGCCTGGCCCGGGCCGGTGCCTACGCCGGGCTGGCCCAGTGGCCGGTGCCCAAGCCGGAGTTTTTCAACTGGACCGCCGAGATTTTTGAAGGTTTGCACGTGGCCGCCCACCCCGGCAAGGCCGCCCTCGTGCTGGTGGGCGACGAGGCGGGGGCCCCGGCCCAAAGCTTTAGCTACGGCGAGCTGAGCGGCCGCGCCAACCGGCTGCTCAACCACTGGCGCGCCGGGGGCGTGGGCCCCGGCCAGGCCGTGCTGCTGATGGTGCCGGCGGTGGCCGAGCTGTGGCTCACGTACCTGGCCGGCATCAAGGGCGGGCTGGTGCTGGTGCCGGTGGCCACCCTCCTCACGGTGCCCGACCTGGTCTACCGCTTCGGCCACCTGCTGCCCGCCGTGGTGGTGGCCGACGCCGAGAACGCCGAAAAAATTGACCGCGCCGAGCAACTGCTGGGCCAGCGCATTGGACTGAAAATGCTGGTGGGCCCCGCGGTGCGGCCCGGCTGGGTGGGCTTCGGGGCCACCGACGACCAGCCCGCGGAGGCCGCCGCCGCCGCCACCCGCACCGACGACCCGCTGTTTATGTTCTTCACCTCGGGCACCACAGGCCTACCCAAGGTGGTGGTGCACACCCACTTCTCGTACCCGGTGGGCCACCTGAGCACGGCCGCCTGGATTGGCCTGCGGCCCGACGACGTGCACTGCAACGTGGCCCAGGCCGGGTGGGCTAAGTTTGCGTGGAGCAGCTTTTTTGCGCCCCTGAGCGTGGGGGCTACGCTGCTGGTGCACCGGCCGGCCGGCAAGTTTGCGGCCGGGGCCCTGCTGCGGGTGCTGGCCCAGCAGGGCGCCACCACGTTTTGCGCGCCGCCCACGGTGCTGCGCCTGCTGATTCTGGAAGACCTGACGCAGTACGCGTTCGGTTTCCGCGAGTGCGTGAGCGCGGGCGAACCGCTTAACCCCGAAGTCATCGATGCCTGGCAACGGGGCACTGGCGTGCTCCTGCGCGACGGCTACGGCCAAACCGAGAGTACCGCCATGGTCTACAACCTGCCCGGGAGTACGGTGCGGCTGGGCTCAATGGGCCTGCCCTCGTTCCTGTACGACGTGGTGGTGGCCAACGACGAAGGAGTGGAATTACCGGCGCTGGCCGAGGGCCACATCGCCGTGCGGATGCACCCCGAACGGCCCAACGGCATCTTCAAGGAGTATTTCGGCGAGCCCGAGCGGGCGGCCACCGTGTTTCGCCACGGCCTGTACTACACCGGCGACAAGGCCTACCGTGACGCCGACGGCTACGTGTGGTTCGTGGGCCGCGACGACGACGTCATCAAGTCCAGCGACTACCGCGTGGGGCCCTTCGAGGTGGAAAGCGCCCTCGTTGAGCACCCGGCCGTGGTGGAAGCCGCGGCCGTGGGCTCGCCGCACGCCATCAAGGGCTACGAAATCAAAGCATTTCTGCTTCTGCGCCCCGGCGTGGAGGGCTCGCCGGCCCTGGCGGCCGAGCTGTTCGCTTTTTGCCGCGAACACCTAGCCCCCTACAAAATGCCGCGCATCCTGGAGTTCGTGCCCGAGCTGCCCAAAACCACCAGCGGCAAAATCCGCCGCGTCGAGCTGCGCGCCCAGGAGGCGCAGCACCGCCGCCTGGGGGCCGCGCGCCTGCACGAGCACTTCTATGGCAAACTGGCCCCCGAAAGCAGTCCAAGCTAA
- a CDS encoding S8 family peptidase, whose translation MRVYWVRALALVAAVLIGETAPARAQGTVRRHLVYFRDKAGTPYRVDQPEAFLSARAVARRQRQGIAVAARDLPVSPAYLAQVRAVPGAQIVYPSRWLNAVLVACDSAVLAQVQALPAVRQATTLSRGPRPAAPVWAPAPAQTSQQTYEVGTRPDYGRTFAQDQLIGAVAMHDAGYKGEGMQIAVFDAGFPGVNAAGPFQPLFAEQRVLGTRNFVDGGRQVYLRGSHGTSCLSLLGAEQAGVFVGTAPRASYHLCITEDTGSERPVEEANWLAAAEYADSAGVDVISSSLGYTSFDPPAESHTYADLDGRTALGSRAAALAARAGMLVVSAAGNEGANGWRYVAVPADADSIISVGAVDSLRRHASFSSYGPTADGRIKPTLAAMGVASAVVTASGAVVRGNGTSYACPELAGLAAGLWQAHPRLSAQQIILALTRTASQSGAPDNVLGYGIPDFAAADAYAATLVPPVPLGPVPARVQLYPNPTHTGQLLLVLPKEMQDKALEVRIIDARGAVVRRVALAPAGTQEVALDAGTLAKGTYLCEVRGGGQQQTVRFVQQ comes from the coding sequence ATGCGTGTGTATTGGGTGCGGGCCCTGGCCCTGGTAGCGGCGGTGCTGATTGGTGAAACGGCCCCCGCCCGGGCCCAGGGCACGGTACGCCGCCACCTGGTGTACTTCCGCGACAAGGCCGGCACGCCCTACCGCGTGGACCAGCCCGAGGCCTTTTTGTCCGCCCGCGCCGTAGCGCGGCGGCAGCGTCAGGGCATTGCCGTGGCCGCCCGCGACCTGCCCGTGAGCCCCGCCTACCTGGCCCAGGTCCGGGCCGTGCCCGGGGCCCAAATCGTGTACCCCTCGCGCTGGCTGAACGCCGTGCTGGTGGCCTGCGACTCAGCAGTGCTGGCGCAAGTGCAGGCGCTGCCCGCCGTGCGCCAGGCCACCACCCTCAGCCGAGGGCCCCGCCCGGCGGCTCCGGTGTGGGCCCCCGCCCCGGCCCAAACCAGCCAGCAAACCTACGAGGTGGGCACCCGCCCCGACTACGGCCGCACCTTCGCCCAGGACCAGCTCATCGGGGCCGTGGCGATGCACGACGCCGGCTACAAGGGCGAGGGCATGCAGATTGCCGTGTTCGACGCGGGCTTTCCGGGGGTTAACGCGGCGGGGCCATTCCAGCCGCTCTTTGCCGAGCAGCGCGTGCTGGGCACCCGCAACTTTGTGGACGGTGGCCGGCAGGTGTACCTGCGCGGCAGCCACGGCACCAGCTGCTTGTCGCTGCTGGGCGCCGAGCAGGCCGGCGTGTTCGTGGGTACGGCGCCGCGCGCGTCCTACCACCTGTGCATTACGGAAGACACGGGCTCGGAGCGGCCGGTGGAGGAAGCCAACTGGCTGGCCGCCGCCGAGTACGCCGATTCAGCGGGCGTCGACGTCATCAGCTCGTCGCTGGGTTACACGTCCTTCGACCCGCCTGCTGAGTCCCACACCTACGCCGACCTCGACGGACGCACGGCCCTCGGGTCGCGGGCCGCGGCGCTGGCCGCCCGGGCGGGCATGCTCGTGGTAAGCGCCGCCGGCAACGAGGGCGCCAACGGCTGGCGCTACGTGGCAGTGCCGGCCGATGCTGACTCCATCATCTCGGTAGGGGCCGTCGACTCGCTGCGCCGCCACGCCAGCTTCAGCTCGTACGGGCCCACGGCCGACGGGCGCATCAAGCCCACGCTGGCGGCCATGGGCGTGGCCAGCGCCGTGGTGACGGCCAGCGGGGCCGTGGTGCGCGGCAACGGCACCTCCTATGCCTGCCCCGAGTTGGCCGGGCTGGCGGCGGGCCTCTGGCAGGCCCACCCGCGGCTCTCGGCCCAGCAAATCATCCTGGCCCTCACGCGCACGGCCTCGCAGAGCGGGGCCCCCGACAACGTGCTCGGCTACGGCATCCCCGATTTTGCGGCCGCCGATGCCTACGCCGCTACCTTGGTGCCGCCCGTGCCGCTGGGCCCCGTGCCCGCCCGCGTGCAGCTCTACCCCAACCCCACGCACACCGGCCAGCTGCTGCTGGTGCTGCCCAAAGAGATGCAGGACAAGGCGTTGGAGGTGCGCATTATCGACGCGCGCGGGGCCGTGGTGCGCCGCGTGGCCCTGGCGCCCGCCGGAACCCAGGAAGTGGCCCTCGACGCCGGGACCTTGGCCAAGGGCACGTACCTGTGCGAGGTGCGCGGCGGTGGCCAACAGCAAACCGTGCGCTTCGTGCAGCAGTAG
- the mnmA gene encoding tRNA 2-thiouridine(34) synthase MnmA, producing the protein MENNPKGRVLVAMSGGIDSSVAAVLLHEQGYEVVGMTMKTWDYASAGGSKKETGCCSLDSINDARQIAVDLGFPHYIIDIRDEFGDFVINNFTDEYLAGRTPNPCVLCNTHIKWDALLRRADQLGCQFIATGHYAQVRQDADTGRFVVSKGLDDHKDQSYALWGVSQASLSRTLFPLGQMRKTAIYDEARRRGFTALVNKPESYEICFIPDNDYRGFLRRRVPGLEARVAGGRFVDKNGAELGRHEGYPFYTIGQRKGLGIALGFPAYVTEIRPDTNEVVLGNYDDLASTATVVGQLNPGKYATLEGRGLVPAVVKVRYNHDGAPAFLEEVGGKIHVYFEEPVHAVTPGQAAVFYEGDDVLGGGWIERHVIGEAPLPFARMEVPVA; encoded by the coding sequence ATGGAAAACAACCCCAAAGGCCGCGTTCTCGTGGCCATGAGCGGTGGCATCGACTCGTCGGTGGCCGCCGTGCTCCTGCACGAGCAGGGCTACGAAGTGGTCGGCATGACCATGAAAACCTGGGACTACGCCTCGGCGGGCGGGTCGAAAAAAGAAACCGGCTGCTGCTCGCTCGACAGCATCAACGACGCCCGGCAGATTGCCGTGGACCTGGGCTTCCCGCACTACATCATCGACATCCGCGACGAGTTCGGCGATTTTGTCATCAACAACTTCACCGACGAGTACCTGGCCGGGCGCACGCCCAACCCCTGCGTGCTTTGCAACACCCACATCAAGTGGGACGCGCTGCTGCGCCGGGCCGACCAGCTCGGTTGCCAGTTCATCGCCACCGGCCACTACGCCCAGGTGCGGCAAGATGCCGACACTGGTCGCTTCGTGGTGAGCAAAGGCCTCGACGACCACAAGGACCAGAGCTACGCGCTGTGGGGCGTGAGCCAGGCCAGCCTGAGCCGCACGCTGTTTCCGCTGGGCCAGATGCGCAAAACCGCGATTTACGACGAGGCCCGCCGCCGCGGCTTCACCGCCCTGGTAAACAAGCCCGAGAGCTACGAAATCTGCTTCATCCCCGACAACGACTACCGGGGCTTCCTGCGCCGGCGCGTGCCGGGCCTGGAGGCGCGCGTGGCCGGTGGCCGCTTCGTGGACAAAAACGGCGCCGAACTGGGCCGCCACGAGGGCTACCCGTTCTACACCATTGGGCAGCGCAAGGGGCTGGGCATCGCGCTGGGCTTCCCGGCCTACGTAACGGAAATCCGGCCCGATACCAACGAAGTGGTGCTGGGCAACTACGACGATTTGGCCAGCACGGCCACCGTGGTGGGCCAGCTCAACCCCGGCAAGTACGCCACCCTGGAGGGGCGCGGCCTGGTGCCGGCCGTGGTGAAAGTGCGCTACAACCACGACGGGGCCCCGGCGTTTTTGGAGGAAGTGGGCGGCAAAATCCACGTCTATTTTGAGGAGCCTGTGCACGCCGTCACCCCGGGCCAGGCGGCCGTGTTCTACGAAGGCGACGACGTGCTGGGCGGCGGCTGGATCGAGCGCCACGTTATTGGCGAGGCGCCCCTGCCGTTTGCCCGGATGGAAGTGCCGGTGGCGTAG
- a CDS encoding redoxin domain-containing protein has protein sequence MNHSLTFALVLGTVLAGQAQTVKTRPSAALLAMQGNAYSPAPVQAQTYRLAGRVFDPEGNPLPGATLLVKGTNQVVSTDAAGNFTLELPARTPNTLVAGYGGCEDLTLPLGPNQPQLNVHLRPILADGLDRALRVGDLAPDFDLPTTAGTTFKLSEHRGHPVVLYFYPKDGSSGCTKEACSFRDQYEDFAALGAEVIGISSDSERSHRQFTAKYDLPFPLLSDNGGQLRRKYAVPRAALGLLPGRVTYVLDGEGRVRYVFNSLTDATDHVVNAKAILQNL, from the coding sequence ATGAACCACTCGCTCACTTTCGCCCTCGTCCTTGGCACCGTCCTCGCCGGGCAGGCGCAAACCGTCAAAACCCGCCCGTCCGCCGCCTTGCTCGCCATGCAGGGAAACGCGTACTCTCCCGCGCCGGTCCAGGCCCAGACCTACCGCCTGGCCGGCCGGGTGTTCGACCCCGAGGGCAACCCCTTGCCGGGGGCCACGTTGCTGGTAAAGGGCACGAACCAAGTGGTCAGCACCGACGCGGCGGGCAACTTTACATTAGAGCTGCCCGCCCGCACCCCCAATACCCTGGTGGCGGGCTACGGCGGCTGCGAAGACCTTACCCTGCCGCTGGGCCCCAACCAGCCCCAGCTCAACGTGCACCTGCGGCCGATTTTGGCCGACGGCCTCGACCGGGCCCTGCGCGTGGGCGACTTGGCGCCGGACTTCGACTTGCCGACCACCGCCGGCACCACCTTCAAGCTCAGCGAGCACCGCGGCCACCCCGTGGTGCTGTACTTCTACCCCAAAGACGGCTCGTCGGGCTGCACCAAAGAGGCCTGCTCGTTCCGCGACCAGTACGAGGACTTTGCGGCGCTGGGTGCGGAGGTCATCGGCATCAGCTCGGATTCCGAACGCTCGCACCGCCAGTTCACGGCCAAGTACGACCTGCCGTTTCCGCTCCTCAGCGACAACGGCGGGCAGCTGCGCCGCAAGTATGCCGTGCCCCGCGCCGCGTTGGGCCTGCTCCCGGGCCGCGTCACCTACGTGCTCGACGGCGAAGGGCGCGTGCGCTACGTGTTCAATTCGCTTACCGACGCCACCGACCACGTAGTCAACGCCAAAGCCATCCTTCAAAACTTGTAG
- the trmB gene encoding tRNA (guanosine(46)-N7)-methyltransferase TrmB: MPRVKLHRFADNATRPDVIEPGKPEFETLGGRWRADFFHNDHPLTLEMGCGKGEYTVGLAQRHPQRNFLGLDIKGERLWSGSTRAAALGLANVGFVRARAEALTAQFSTGELSEIWITFPDPRPRDRDIKRRLTSPRFLNQYHELLAPGAPLHLKTDNDGLFDYTLEILAARPGAAVDVQTRDLYAEEGPGFAEAQAIQTNFEGKYRAVGVPIKYLRFRLS; encoded by the coding sequence TTGCCCCGCGTCAAACTCCACCGCTTTGCTGATAACGCTACCCGCCCCGACGTCATAGAGCCGGGCAAGCCCGAATTCGAAACCCTGGGGGGCCGCTGGCGGGCCGATTTTTTCCATAACGACCACCCGCTGACCCTGGAAATGGGCTGCGGCAAGGGCGAGTACACGGTAGGCTTGGCGCAGCGCCATCCGCAGCGCAATTTCCTGGGCCTCGACATCAAGGGCGAGCGGCTGTGGTCGGGCAGCACGCGGGCCGCTGCCCTGGGCCTGGCCAACGTGGGCTTCGTGCGGGCCCGGGCCGAAGCCCTAACGGCGCAGTTCAGTACCGGCGAGCTGAGCGAAATCTGGATTACGTTTCCGGACCCGCGGCCGCGCGACCGCGACATCAAGCGCCGCCTCACTTCGCCGCGCTTCCTGAACCAGTACCACGAGCTGCTGGCCCCTGGGGCCCCACTGCACCTCAAAACCGACAACGACGGCCTGTTTGACTACACCTTGGAAATCCTAGCCGCCCGGCCGGGCGCGGCGGTGGACGTGCAAACCCGCGACTTGTACGCCGAAGAGGGCCCCGGCTTTGCCGAAGCCCAGGCCATCCAAACCAACTTTGAGGGCAAGTACCGGGCGGTGGGCGTGCCCATTAAGTACCTGCGGTTCCGGCTGAGCTAG
- a CDS encoding bifunctional folylpolyglutamate synthase/dihydrofolate synthase, which translates to MNYDETLTFLYAQLPMYQRVGAAGFKKGLGNTEAIMAAMGHPERRFRSVHVAGTNGKGSSSHLVAAVLQSAGYKVGLYTSPHLRAFTERVRLNGQELSPDYLVAWVEKWRGLFADVQPSFFEMCVALAFCYFADEAVDVAMVEVGLGGRLDSTNVITPLVSLITNISYDHQAMLGNTLPEIAGEKAGIIKPGVPVVVSQTQPEVAAVFAAKAAAEAAPLTWADQRYRAHPVPTTEADAPAGTQLFDVERAGAPFLLDAAVGLLGDYQALNLPGVLAVLDELRAQGFVLPEAAVRRGLRDVGPLTGLRGRWSILGHAPLAVADTGHNEAGLRLVMQQLLRVPHERLHLVIGTVNDKDVGPVLALLPPDATYYFCQADIPRALPADELAARAAAVGLAGQAYGPVAAAVAAARAAAGPADVVFIGGSTFVVAEVPELYH; encoded by the coding sequence ATGAACTACGACGAAACACTGACTTTTCTCTACGCACAACTGCCCATGTACCAGCGGGTAGGGGCGGCGGGCTTCAAGAAAGGCTTGGGTAACACCGAAGCCATAATGGCAGCCATGGGCCACCCGGAGCGGCGCTTCCGCAGCGTGCACGTGGCGGGCACCAACGGCAAGGGCAGCAGCTCGCACTTGGTGGCGGCGGTGCTGCAAAGCGCCGGCTACAAGGTGGGCCTCTACACCTCGCCGCACCTGCGCGCCTTCACCGAGCGGGTGCGCCTGAACGGGCAGGAGCTGTCTCCCGATTACCTGGTGGCCTGGGTGGAAAAGTGGCGCGGCCTGTTTGCTGATGTGCAGCCCTCGTTTTTTGAAATGTGTGTGGCCCTGGCCTTCTGCTACTTCGCCGACGAAGCCGTGGACGTGGCCATGGTGGAGGTGGGCCTGGGCGGCCGGCTCGATTCCACGAACGTCATCACGCCGCTCGTGTCGCTCATCACCAACATCAGCTACGACCACCAAGCGATGCTGGGCAACACACTGCCCGAAATTGCGGGCGAGAAAGCGGGCATCATCAAGCCCGGCGTGCCGGTGGTCGTCAGCCAAACGCAGCCCGAAGTAGCGGCCGTGTTCGCGGCCAAAGCCGCTGCCGAAGCCGCGCCCCTCACCTGGGCTGACCAGCGCTACCGGGCCCACCCGGTGCCTACCACGGAAGCCGACGCCCCCGCCGGCACCCAGCTGTTCGACGTGGAACGCGCCGGGGCCCCATTCCTGCTCGATGCCGCCGTGGGTCTGCTCGGCGACTACCAGGCCCTGAACCTGCCCGGCGTGCTAGCCGTGCTCGACGAGCTGCGGGCCCAGGGCTTTGTGCTGCCCGAGGCCGCCGTGCGCCGGGGCCTGCGCGACGTGGGGCCCCTCACTGGCCTGCGCGGGCGGTGGAGCATTCTGGGCCACGCGCCGCTGGCGGTGGCCGACACGGGCCACAACGAGGCCGGCCTGCGCCTGGTGATGCAGCAGCTGCTGCGCGTGCCGCACGAGCGGCTGCACCTAGTCATCGGCACGGTGAACGACAAGGACGTGGGGCCCGTGCTGGCGCTGTTGCCGCCCGACGCCACATATTATTTTTGCCAAGCCGACATCCCCCGGGCTCTGCCGGCCGATGAGCTGGCGGCCCGTGCCGCGGCCGTGGGGCTGGCCGGCCAAGCCTACGGTCCGGTGGCCGCCGCGGTAGCCGCCGCCCGCGCTGCCGCGGGCCCCGCCGATGTGGTGTTCATTGGCGGCAGCACCTTCGTAGTGGCGGAGGTGCCGGAACTGTACCACTAG
- a CDS encoding ExbD/TolR family protein, protein MNLSRRHRLTSHVETGSMNDIMFFLMLFFLIVSTMVNPNVIKLLLPNAKSSKQVMKQPITVSVDAAGAYFVNKKPVQPTELETELTALIGKNNLDTPTVVLRVDASQNVQKLVDILEIGNRLKIKMVMATQAQQAAGK, encoded by the coding sequence TTGAACCTTTCCCGCCGCCATCGCCTGACCTCACACGTCGAAACGGGGTCGATGAACGACATCATGTTTTTCCTGATGCTGTTCTTCCTCATCGTTAGCACGATGGTGAACCCGAACGTTATCAAGCTGCTGCTGCCCAACGCCAAAAGCAGCAAGCAGGTGATGAAGCAGCCCATTACCGTGTCCGTAGATGCCGCGGGGGCCTACTTCGTCAACAAAAAGCCTGTGCAGCCCACCGAGTTGGAAACGGAGCTGACGGCCCTCATCGGCAAGAACAACCTCGACACGCCCACGGTGGTACTGCGCGTCGATGCCTCGCAAAACGTGCAGAAGCTGGTGGATATTCTTGAAATCGGGAACCGTTTGAAGATCAAAATGGTGATGGCCACCCAGGCCCAGCAGGCCGCTGGGAAATAG
- a CDS encoding MotA/TolQ/ExbB proton channel family protein, whose translation MSILLLQVTNAAVSAAPDSVNAAVNAANQAGGGLSLIDLILKGGWIMLPLFILLFVSVYIILERYLTIRKAGGQPESFMNGIRALMVKSDVQGAKLLCAQNPSPLARMVEKGLRRLGLPLTEIEASVENVGKIEIARLEKNINILGIIAGIAPMLGFVGTIIGVIKIFYAINATGDFGIAQIAGGLYTKMVTSAAGLIVGIIAHAGYHWLSILVERMVFRMENSAIEFMDILQDN comes from the coding sequence ATGTCCATTCTCCTGTTACAGGTTACCAACGCGGCGGTTTCGGCCGCCCCCGATTCCGTAAACGCAGCCGTGAATGCCGCCAACCAAGCCGGCGGTGGGCTCTCGCTCATCGATTTGATTCTGAAGGGCGGCTGGATCATGCTGCCCTTGTTCATTTTGCTGTTCGTTTCGGTCTACATCATCTTGGAGCGCTACCTCACCATCCGCAAGGCCGGGGGGCAGCCCGAGTCGTTCATGAACGGCATCCGGGCCCTAATGGTGAAGAGCGACGTCCAGGGCGCCAAGCTGCTGTGCGCCCAAAACCCCTCGCCGCTGGCCCGCATGGTCGAGAAAGGCCTGCGCCGCCTGGGCCTGCCGCTCACCGAAATCGAAGCCAGCGTGGAAAACGTGGGCAAGATTGAAATTGCCCGCCTCGAAAAGAACATCAACATCCTGGGCATCATTGCCGGCATTGCGCCCATGCTGGGCTTCGTAGGCACAATCATCGGCGTGATCAAGATTTTCTACGCCATCAACGCCACCGGTGACTTCGGCATCGCCCAGATTGCCGGGGGCCTCTACACCAAGATGGTAACCTCGGCCGCGGGCCTCATCGTGGGCATCATCGCCCACGCCGGCTACCACTGGCTTAGCATCCTGGTCGAGCGCATGGTGTTCCGCATGGAGAACTCAGCCATCGAGTTCATGGATATTTTGCAGGATAACTAA
- a CDS encoding SPOR domain-containing protein, which translates to MHLADHIRPLLRDHDCVIIPDFGGLVADAVPARVQANRHAVSPPARLVAFNQALTRNDGLLVDALAQHLGVPAAQAREALRTAVAGLQHDLDATSRTELPGIGVFRRAAGRGLSFEYTGTDTLLPAAYGLPELAARPVRAAARTGARAPQALPAPRLHPARPTRRRVFSYAAIGLVAGLLVSANYLFALHSGYMPVAWQSRLPLWADARPATPGPQQAGLARQTWNPVPVATAPVATAPTEEDPSLMAEANELASTPANPVLAPAAKTVAKPATITKTATPVAKPTAAIAKPAARGATKAAPAAAVFSPTINAPTGRYYIVGGSFRTLAAAQVQRQVLAKLGHRSRVVLPRFSGHKIKVSIDDYADKRTAEREAQRMRTQTHLGKDLWVLAN; encoded by the coding sequence ATGCACCTCGCCGACCACATCCGCCCCCTGCTCCGCGACCACGACTGCGTGATTATTCCGGATTTTGGGGGACTGGTGGCCGATGCCGTACCGGCCCGGGTGCAGGCCAACCGCCATGCCGTGAGCCCGCCGGCCCGCCTGGTGGCCTTCAACCAAGCCCTGACCCGCAACGATGGCCTGCTCGTGGACGCCCTGGCCCAGCACCTGGGCGTGCCCGCCGCGCAGGCCCGGGAGGCCCTGCGCACCGCCGTGGCCGGCTTGCAGCACGACCTGGACGCCACCAGCCGCACCGAGCTGCCGGGCATCGGCGTGTTTCGCCGCGCCGCCGGCCGCGGCCTCTCGTTCGAGTACACCGGCACCGATACGCTGCTGCCGGCCGCCTACGGCTTGCCCGAGCTGGCGGCCCGGCCCGTGCGCGCCGCGGCCCGCACCGGGGCCCGCGCCCCGCAGGCGCTGCCCGCGCCGCGGCTGCACCCGGCCCGGCCCACCCGCCGCCGCGTATTCAGCTACGCGGCCATCGGCTTGGTGGCTGGGCTCTTGGTGTCGGCCAACTACTTGTTTGCCCTGCACAGCGGCTACATGCCCGTGGCCTGGCAGAGCCGCCTGCCACTGTGGGCCGATGCCCGCCCCGCCACGCCGGGGCCCCAGCAGGCCGGCCTGGCCCGCCAAACCTGGAACCCGGTGCCCGTAGCTACGGCTCCCGTGGCTACTGCACCCACTGAGGAGGACCCCAGCTTAATGGCCGAAGCCAATGAACTGGCCTCGACCCCTGCGAACCCAGTGCTGGCGCCCGCCGCAAAGACGGTGGCCAAGCCCGCGACCATTACCAAAACCGCCACGCCCGTGGCCAAGCCAACAGCAGCCATTGCCAAGCCGGCTGCGAGGGGAGCAACCAAAGCTGCCCCCGCCGCCGCAGTGTTCAGCCCCACAATTAATGCGCCTACGGGCCGTTATTACATCGTGGGCGGCAGCTTCCGCACGCTGGCGGCGGCGCAGGTGCAGCGGCAGGTGCTGGCCAAACTGGGCCACCGCTCGCGCGTGGTGCTGCCCCGGTTCAGCGGCCATAAAATCAAAGTTTCCATCGACGACTACGCCGACAAGCGGACGGCCGAGCGCGAGGCGCAGCGCATGCGCACCCAAACCCACCTGGGGAAAGACCTCTGGGTGCTGGCTAATTAA